The genomic stretch CAAAACGGAGGTATTATGCGGCCGAACCTCTGTATGGGTCCGTTATCCGAGAGAAGAATTACTTGATCTCGAAGGGGTTGCTAAACGTGCAATGGGGAAAGATACTGGCGTAAGAGTGACTCCCCATCTTATTCAGATTGAAGAAGAGAATTTCAGGCTTGTTATTTTTCAAGATGGACGGGCACTCATTCATGGTACTTCGGATCCTGTAGAAGCTAAGAAACTGTATCAGCGATATGTGATGTGAATTTATGGTAAAGAAGGTGGTCCTTTATGAAAATATTATGTTTTGCGCATTTAAGTGAGCAATTAGGAACACATGAATTGAACTTAGATCTGGGTTCGATCACGGTTGCTGACTTTCGATTCGAGATGAAAAGACGTTACCCTGAGCTATTACTTGATCACGTGATGATTGCGGTTAACGAACAATTCGCAGATGAAGAGGATCAGATTGGTCCTAACGATACGGTAGCTTTGCTTCCGCCTGTTAGCGGCGGGTAAGGAGTAAGACGATGAATAAGGATAAACTAACCCATTTTAATGAACAGGGCCGGGCTCATATGGTTGATGTTACGGATAAAAAAGAAACGAAACGGATGGCTGTGGTGAGAAGCCAGATCCAAATGCAGCCGGAAACCTTAAAAAGAATTAAGGAAGGTTCCATGGAAAAAGGTGATGTCCTTGCTGTAGCCCAAATTGCCGGCATCATGGCAGCAAAAAAAACATCCGATATCATTCCCATGTGTCATCCCATCCCGCTGACAGGGATTGATATTACCTTTGAATTCGTAAGTGAAGAGGTCCTATCCTTTGAAGTGACAGTGAAGACAACCGGCGTAACGGGTGTAGAGATGGAAGCTTTAACAGCAGCACAAACCGTAGGATTAACGATATATGATATGTGTAAAGCGATCGATAAAGGGATGATTCTCGGACCTACTTATCTAGAGCGCAAGCAAGGTGGAAAAAGCGGTGACTACCATCGCCAAAACCCATGAAATATAAAGGAAAGAAAGGAGGCCGAAAGTGGACAGTTCATTATTCGTGATCACCGATCAACCGATCGAAACAGATGAAGTGATTAGCAAAGTAAAACGCAGGGAAGCAGGAGCAATTACTCTTTTTTTAGGTACAGTGCGGGAACTTACCTTTGGTAAACGCACCTTATTTCTAGAATATGAAGCTTATCCCTCTATGGCAGTTAAACAATTAGAACGTATTGGTGAGGAAGTACGCGAACGCTGGGCAGATACATGTGTAGCTATCACCCATCGTATAGGCAGGCTTGAAATTTCTGATGTTGCTGTTGCGATTGTGGTCTCTTCTCCCCACCGAAAAGCAGCTTATGAAGCGAATGAATATATTATTGAACGGATTAAACAGATTGTACCGATCTGGAAAAAAGAATACGGTGAAGATGGTTCGGAGTGGATTGGAGATCAATTAAACCAAGTCAGCTATCCAGAAGGCCGTCCTTTACTTCATGATCTACTCAAAGAAGATACGGAACATGCATAAGTAACATGGTTACAAACCACCCTATTTTATAAGAAAGGAGTTGATGAGCGGATGACAGTACCTCGCCTTATAGATTCGTTTGGCCGAAAACATGAATACTTACGAATATCAGTGACAGACCGCTGTAATTTACGCTGTGTTTACTGTATGCCGGAAGAAGGAATGGAATTTGAACCTTCGGATAAGATACTTACTTATGATGAAATCGCTGACGTCGTGCGGGTTGTTGCAGAAATGGGAATATCCAAAATCAGACTGACAGGAGGAGAACCCCTTGTCCGAAAAGAACTGGAGAAACTAGTGGGTATGATCTCTCATATTCCTGGGATTGAAGATATTGCTCTTACAACGAACGGAATTTTTCTAGGACCTCGTGCAGCGAAATTAAAAGAAGCGGGCCTGACACGGGTGAATATAAGTTTGGACTCCTTACGCCCAGATCGGTTTAAAATGATTACACGCGGAGGCAATGTTCAAAAGGTGCTGGACAGCATAGATACTTGTCTCAAAGTGGGACTGACTCCCATCAAGCTGAATGTACTCCTCATGAAGGGGGTTAATGATGATGAAATTGCTGATTTTATTTCCCTGACGAAAGATCGGGATATCCATGTGCGTTTCATCGAATATATGCCCATCGGACACAGTGACGAACAGTGGAAAAGTCTCTACCTGCCACTCAGCACAGTGAAAGAAGTATGTACCCAGCAGGAATGGGATTATGAAAGTGTAGACAATGTTAAGGGGAACGGACCCGCACAGAATTATCGACTAAAAGGTGCCGTCGGCAGTTTTGGCTTGATTCATCCGGTTAGTGAACATTTTTGTCAGTCTTGCAACCGTCTGCGTCTTACTGCTGATGGGTATATCAAGCCTTGTCTTGCATGGACTGAACAATTCCAAGTCCGAAAGGTAATCGGGGATGACGAAGCACTGCGGCAAATGTTTCTAGAGGCGATTGGTACGAAGCCCGAACATCATGAAATGTATAAGTTCCTGCAGGGTGGACAAGAAACAACTCATACACCTACTCACCGAAGAATGTCACAGATTGGTGGATAGGAGGGGGAAATATGAGGTTTTTTTCTAAGAAAGATATGAAATATGTTGTTCTTTTTTTCACATTTTTTTTGCTATTATTGGGGTGCGAGAATCAACAGGTTCAGAAGCAGACAGATGGTAAAGAAATAGAGATTACAGTATCTGCCGCAGCGAGTCTAACCGATGCTCTACAAGAAATTCAAGATAACTATAGAGCAGAAAATCCTGATGTTACGATCTATTTTAACTTCGGTGGATCGGGCGCATTGCAGCAGCAGATTGAGCGAGGGGCCCCAGTTGATCTGTTTATTTCTGCATCCAAATCTTATATAGAAGCTCTTGCTCAGGAGGGCATGATTGCAGAAGACGAGCAGACTACCTTGCTCACGAATGAACTTACGGTGATTACCACAGCGGATGATAAGACAACGATTCGAAATTTGAGCGATTTGCTGAGAACAGAAGTTAGCAGTATAGCCATTGGGATTCCTGAAACCGTACCCGCTGGTAAGTACGCGAAAGAAGCGCTTCAGCATGGAAACATATGGGGAGAGGTAGAGTCCAAGATGATTCAAGCGAAAGATGTGCGTCAGGTTCTGCAATATGTGGAGACGAAAAATGTAGAGGCAGGTTTTGTATACAAAACAGATGCGCTCTCTTCAGATAAAGTAAGAATCGCCTATACGGTGGATCCCTCATTCTATACTCCCATTGAATATCCTGTAGGTGTAATTCATTCTTCAGCAAATAAACAAGAGGTTATGGAATTCTACACTTATTTGCAATCGGAGGAAGCAATGTCTATTTTCAAAAAATATGGTTTCTCGGCTCCTGGTGAGTAGACATGGATATAGACTT from Paenibacillus polygoni encodes the following:
- a CDS encoding MoaD/ThiS family protein; translation: MKILCFAHLSEQLGTHELNLDLGSITVADFRFEMKRRYPELLLDHVMIAVNEQFADEEDQIGPNDTVALLPPVSGG
- the moaC gene encoding cyclic pyranopterin monophosphate synthase MoaC, encoding MNKDKLTHFNEQGRAHMVDVTDKKETKRMAVVRSQIQMQPETLKRIKEGSMEKGDVLAVAQIAGIMAAKKTSDIIPMCHPIPLTGIDITFEFVSEEVLSFEVTVKTTGVTGVEMEALTAAQTVGLTIYDMCKAIDKGMILGPTYLERKQGGKSGDYHRQNP
- a CDS encoding molybdenum cofactor biosynthesis protein MoaE is translated as MDSSLFVITDQPIETDEVISKVKRREAGAITLFLGTVRELTFGKRTLFLEYEAYPSMAVKQLERIGEEVRERWADTCVAITHRIGRLEISDVAVAIVVSSPHRKAAYEANEYIIERIKQIVPIWKKEYGEDGSEWIGDQLNQVSYPEGRPLLHDLLKEDTEHA
- the moaA gene encoding GTP 3',8-cyclase MoaA; amino-acid sequence: MTVPRLIDSFGRKHEYLRISVTDRCNLRCVYCMPEEGMEFEPSDKILTYDEIADVVRVVAEMGISKIRLTGGEPLVRKELEKLVGMISHIPGIEDIALTTNGIFLGPRAAKLKEAGLTRVNISLDSLRPDRFKMITRGGNVQKVLDSIDTCLKVGLTPIKLNVLLMKGVNDDEIADFISLTKDRDIHVRFIEYMPIGHSDEQWKSLYLPLSTVKEVCTQQEWDYESVDNVKGNGPAQNYRLKGAVGSFGLIHPVSEHFCQSCNRLRLTADGYIKPCLAWTEQFQVRKVIGDDEALRQMFLEAIGTKPEHHEMYKFLQGGQETTHTPTHRRMSQIGG
- the modA gene encoding molybdate ABC transporter substrate-binding protein translates to MRFFSKKDMKYVVLFFTFFLLLLGCENQQVQKQTDGKEIEITVSAAASLTDALQEIQDNYRAENPDVTIYFNFGGSGALQQQIERGAPVDLFISASKSYIEALAQEGMIAEDEQTTLLTNELTVITTADDKTTIRNLSDLLRTEVSSIAIGIPETVPAGKYAKEALQHGNIWGEVESKMIQAKDVRQVLQYVETKNVEAGFVYKTDALSSDKVRIAYTVDPSFYTPIEYPVGVIHSSANKQEVMEFYTYLQSEEAMSIFKKYGFSAPGE